In Clarias gariepinus isolate MV-2021 ecotype Netherlands chromosome 21, CGAR_prim_01v2, whole genome shotgun sequence, the sequence tatgcatatttgcacacccagtacagtatatttcaatttgtacagtatatttctatttttatgcacatcatatttttatttttatttttagttctatttttcctagcacatttctatttttatttttagttctattttttcctagtttaatttatatttatttcttatttgtaaactttaattctcttttagggtcaatggcagtcgtataatgcatttcactacatttcgtactgtgtatgtttgtgtatgtgacaaataaaatttgaatttatttactttatttaataagtaattgggatagatccggcagattactcgtgaatctgtctttagtagtcggattcatatttctaacaaatcgctAACGTGGGAAagcacagctaatctgttctacgggtagagtatatatcaggaggtgatgatcagattgtttcggctggatataacgaatttattcttttttctcactatttggggaacagacacagtttctataggacaagctatgtgtgtgtgtctattagTATGGcgagttgtattgtggctgatatctaaagaatttaaggtatgacttaccgcaagtcagatggttcTTAATTTCCTGGAGGTGTTGTCTgaaaggaccgctgctccagctctgctagggtgcaggccatctgtgtggtagagcctaggacgctcccagaaaacattccagttatcaacaaaggggaatctctgttgttgacaccaagattgtaaccattcattaaaggcaaataatccactgaacctctcgattcctcacTGAAATGtgggaagtggtccagatacgacgatttTTGTCGTGGGGCTCCTAATCGACCAGGCTCCTAAAGttcttctttaggatctccgtctgcctcagcctggtcTCGTTCGTaccagcatgaagaaccacagcttaaatgttcttcctcagggccgcaggcacctgtgcagcagcatcaagaacacgtgcaccaggtaaacagcgagtatacgccttacctttagccgtgGTAGCAGGCACGTGCCTGGcgatggagtctccgatgaccagcgcgtcgtgtgccatctcgcggagaggagcgaagcggtttcgggtcgagatctcgaagacgagtggtggcggaggaggagaggtcctcgcccggggaTTGGCGCGCGTCTTTCGCTGCTGCAGTATCtaggcctcgtggtatcccggcgccagggtgaaggaaacctgggcgggctgcatcctcggtgcgttggacctgggcagaaaAACACACAGGGTAGAGGTTGTAGGACAATTCTCACGCCGAGAATTTACGTGGGACAGGTGAGTGTCGGATctgcttctccacggcctccagctccaagtccacgagtgcagctccaatgtctccgcacctgcacacagaggcagagacacaaccgacatggtgtatAGAAACGTAGATAACCGGTGTGAAAGAGCGAAAACAAACTTGTGgtagccgggctaacgggctagcaatgctaatgccgGTTAAAAGCGGCGAAAAaaaggggagagccagaaggaaacagagacatgagggctccctgagatgtaaagcaaacaatcacctcaccgtcaacaaacctgagtgatcaatgaaggggggaagacagcatctaaacataccagttcaccataatactctatgtccatgagtcccctagatctgccctttacccaagacaaatctatttttaaaaatgcttgattaaaaaaataggtttttagcctggacttaaacactgagactgtatctgagtcccaaacattatttgaaagactattccataattttggggctttgtaagaaaaagctctgcccccagctgtagttttcataatacgcggtactgacaagcagcctgcatcctttgatcgaagtaggcgtggcggatcgtaagacactagcagttcgctcagatactctcgctgctgcattctggactagctgaagcttctTTATcgacctagttgaacaaccagacagtaaggctttacaatagtccaacctataggtgataaaagcataaactagtttttctgcatcgtttagcgaaaGTATAtttcttggcaatatttctgaggtgaaagaatgctatcctggtaatattttctacatgtgcttcaaatgaaaggctggcaTCTATAATCACagcgaggtcttttactgttgcactcgatggaacagaaaggccaggggtagctcagtggttaaggcattggactacggttcggaagatcccaggttcaaaccccacaaccaccaagtttccactgttgggcccttgagcaaggcccttaatcctcaactgcatagatgtataatgacataaaaatgtaagtcgctctggataagagcgtctgctaaatgtaaatctaaagttacagtgtgatcttaaatcttacttctagctgaatgccgtcctatgactagaacttctgtcttatcaggattaagcagaaggaagttaattagcatccaatctattatgtcctgcacacattgctcaactttagtaagctggtttttctcatctggttttgctgagacacataactgtgtgtcgtcagcataacaatgaaaactaaaaccATGTTTACCGATTATGTTGCcaagaggaagcatgtatagggaaaaaagcagtgggcctaaaactgaaccttgtggaacaccaaactccactagagagcatgcagaataatcaccatttaagtctacatactgataacgatcagtcatataggatctgagccaggagagggctgtacccttaattcctactacattttctaatctgtgaagaagaatcccatgatcaatggtgtcaaacgctgcactgaggtcgagtaaaacaagcatagttacacaaccctgatcagaggccaataggaggtcatttactactttaacgagtgctgtttctCTGCTGTGATGAGGTCTTAATCCTGActaatacagttcatgtatgctatttctatgtagatatgagcatagctgctccgctactatcttttcgatAATCTTCGAGAtgaacgggaggtttgatattggcctgtaattggccagctgacaggggtcgaggtcaggtttcttaataatcggttcaataactgctaatttaaaagattttggaacatacccaatgctgagtgaggaattaattattctcaacaggggttctgttattgctggtactatctgtttaagaaaatgtgtcggtatagaatCTTATATacaagttgatgaatttgcagaagagatgggtaaaattagtttattctcttcaaAGGGAATAAaatattctaggttccgatttGACATAATAAGTTTAATATCTGCATcatttgacccaacatgagcaacacaacaatgtgtttaaagtacccgaaataacccagaattttgacccagcataaaccacccaacaATGTGTTAGCAGAAACAACAAAGCATTTTTagggagtctttttttttttttagttattttaatgttttattcgaCTTAAAgtgtattattgttatattttaaagTCTATTTTACCTGTTATTTCTATTcttaaagtttgatgtctttgaatgtatttttttaaaataacaataacagatAGAAACATAGATAgactatataacagttcattctttgtacaaatgaaattatcagctagtgaacttgatcgtctgtctaaacaacatttaaccaatgtttgattttttgactcattattgtacaataAATATAGCTCAATATAACAACTATAACAATAGCTCTTGTTATAGTTGTTTAAAGtactcagatgtggaaattaccataactgtagtatttctttgatacaacatattgttatgacttttttatgacttaattatattttaaaactgcgGCAAGTGAAAAtgacctggcggtcatttcacgaatgactttTTAACTGATTAATTTTGGCCGCTGTTGTTTTGCCGCGGCGGTAACCACAGAagtaataggcattctggttgtctACCTACTGTAAGTGAGAAAGCCTCTCATTTTGATGGCGCATTATTAgcctaagcaaaaaaaaaaataaacattacctTTTCTTGTCTTATGTGATGTTTTATATTATGTTGTAGCCAGGGGCCAactggccatcgggagcaccgggacatttcccggtggcctgacggtcgttctggcctgccggctgccgctgtgcagacgatcagcctggcatgtgataggctggtgtataactacgaattaattaacggatctctcaatctacgaatcaggcaatggaaagggaggggaagattagaagatcaggagggaaaattacactcccacatcacatgacccaacgtcagcgacgcactgcctaatatctggctatatccagagacagggtatatctgactaaatcgttcaaaaaatggagcgtaaacgcaaaggaggagcagagagtcagcgtaaaaaaaaaaaaaaaaagccctggccgcagacgcagcaagctgctgcaaaatcccagccatgttcgccagtaagggaacaggtcggtcaagattacatctacattatatttataataatttggcagacgaacactttcatccaaatcacttaCGTAGATCATTacaatcgataaaactaaaccaacaaacgagcaacaatatgtaagtgctgctgtgctgtgtcaagtctcgtttcgtctgaaaaggtgacgaaggaagcagcagcagtagcactagtgctgtaaatgctcctgctgttgagctagaggtggtggacagttcagcgtttgagtcagagcagggaccttcaggtaaagttaaagataagcaaaactaaacatgcaggcagcaggctatactttttaaacaacatgcgcttttttatgatttataagatcagtagtaggactgtgattttggggacatacaactgatggctgcacaattataagtacagattattgaacacgcttatttcatattgcagaACAACTAGatgtgcagagtgagagagagaagaattcagggaaagattaaggagacagtgaaagcctttatatctcttttgattattttgcctgtccacagtctaaggattaagattttttttttttaagtatcacccaattcaaacgcctactggtgtactagtagtgctaattacttactgtttactcttactggtctgttccacataatgccataattgagtaaacattgttatctgttacttacgctgttataggttttgttaagtttatttgtgtttgtgtttctgatgcatttgatatactagagttgagcactgaaaatacataaaatgtaaatatttcaacatgtgaatgtgtctcttattatctctttttaaaagccaattttctatttgtcattggtttggtagtataaatggtgtattcctagtgagttgttaagggctatttttttattcatttatattgcatctggtagtctacaagtttatcagtccagtagattacatgaatagggtggtggtgactgcagcagcagaggtggcctgggagtggagtcaaattcccggcctaaattattgtcccagtccgccactggTTGTAGCTCAGCCACATATTGGAATGTTATTATGAATGAGCCATGGGGGTCAGGACTTCTGAAACCAAGCCTTGGTGGACTTCGAAGTATGCTTGAGATCATTGTCCTTTTGGAAGGTCCAATAACACCAAAGTTTCAGCTTTCTTACACATGGAATGGGTTTTCTTCAAAGATAATTGTTTGAATTCATCTTGGCAAAGCAAAGCATCAGAGTCCAGAGTCACCACGACGCATCACTGTAGACAGGGTGGACTTTCCTGCATACCTGCATTCTTTCTCCTCTAAACATGCCGCTGATTCATAGGCCCAAAAATGTAAAGTTTAGTTTAATCAGTCATAGAACAGAATTCCCAAACTTATGTCTTTTTATATGGTTGTTAGCATGTTGGAGTAAACCTTTCTTTGTGTTTTAGGGTCAGTAGCAGGGTACATCTTTGGGTGACCTTCAGTGTCCAGTATGCACTTTAGTGCATGGGGATAGCTTCGTCTTTCTGCCATGTCCAGGTAGTGTAGCCACAAGTGTTATCATTAAACTTAAGAAGTAGGCTTCCTACAGTATTTCTAGGAACATTTagtaccttttctttttttatatttttgtcctTGTTTGTGCAAGGCAATGATCTCTTCTCTTATGGACAAATCTCTTGACTAAGCCATTTCTGATTTAGAGTCAAGCACCTTTTTGATATGTTCTAAATCAAGTACACGCGAGACATCTAATCTGTGCTTGACACAACACCTGATTTACAAATTTGTGCTCTAGTGCAGGATTTTAATAACGGAGTTGAATAGTTCTGAATCAGCGGTAATCATTAAGAAGGGACATTTGTGTTGAATTTGGAGAAATCACTGTTAATACACATGTCAACAATACGCTGATTTTGacacaaaaaactaattttcaaTGGGGGTTGAATAATTTTGAGTGCAACTGTAAGTAGAAGAGCAAAGATGATTGTCTTCTTAAAACATTTaggttgttttaataaaaaaaaaaaaccttgaaacCTGGTAAAGGTTGAGTAATGTATGCCTCATTTTACtctgtgtgtttaaaattaCACATTATGTTTCAGAATTTGTTGTGCAATAAACTAAAGCTACAGTAAGAAAATAAACTAATGTGGTGTAACCCAGGGTTACTCCAGGTTTAAAATTGGATTTGAACCTTTAGGTAATCGATTTGCGCTCATGTCCACTGCCCAGAGACTGTTTAAAAGCAGTTAATGatttaagataaataaattaaacagggTAAAGGGTGGTGTCTATGCATATTTAGTGTTGGACATTTTTGCCACATTTTGGTAATGCGACAAGACTTTGCAGAAGGTGGATACAGTTGggtaagtttttattattattattattattattattattattatgcacataaGGTTTTTCCAGTATGAACTTGAGAGTATGAAACAAttacacaaagaaatgaaaaaaaaaaaaacagtggctggcaaaattaaaatgcaaatataaagTCTATGAGACATTCAATCGTCAGTGTCTAAACCAGTGATTCCCTTGTGGAGAATCCCTTGTCAGAAATGTGCAAGGCAGGAGGATCTCCAAGTTGAGGGTTAAGAAGGCACTGGTCATCTAATATGATTCtgccatgttaaaaaaaagtaatagaagtcttcacattttttattgcaCTTTCTTTTCCACCTTGGCCAAAAGTAAAATCTTTTGCCATCTCTTGTCTTATGTGATGTTGCATGTTATGTAATTTTGACTTTTGATTTGGATCAATAAGGTAAGGACTTTTTGGCATTttgattaattataaaaaggttaaacagtggcatagtggttagcactgtcgccttgcacttctgGATTCCTGCAGATGAAGTGATATAAATGATAAGTGAGTTAAAATATGGGGATCATAGAAAGCAGTCATTGGTAAAGTCTAGTGCTTGCCAATCAGTGCAAACTTGCAGTATAAAGTGTCCTGCCATAAAAACTTCCCTAAAAGGTTAAAGCATCATTTATTAATTCTATGCAACAGATTAGACAGCTCAGAAACTCTTATAAACTTGCCAATTATTCCTTaattacttattacttattgtctttaaatatttatttttccataagacctgttattttttctCCTCTTAGAACTGCCATGGAGTGGAGAGTCCTGTGTTTGTGGTGTTGCCTTTACTTGGCATTAATTTACACCGGTGCAAACGGATGTTTAGAACAACAGTCTGTCTTTGATGGCGATAAAAGTAAAATACAGGCATTGAGCAAAGTGAACAGCGATTTTGCTTTCCGTCTGTACAAAATCGTTGTGTCTGGTGGTCAGTCCCAGAACGTGTTCTTCTCTCCACTGAGTGTGTCCACAGCACTGGCTGCACTGTCTTTAGGAGCAGGTGGCGAGACTCATCAACAGCTTTTCAGTGGCCTCGGCTTTAATGGTTCTGTTTTCACGAGTCAGGAGATGCATCTAGCTTTCCATGATCTCATGCAAAACCTCAATCAGAGGTCAGGGGTTGACCTGGATGTGGGCACTGCCATCTATGTGAATGACACCTTTAAACTGTATCCTGAATTTCTGGAGAACCTTAAACGTTTTTATCTCTCTGATGGCTTCTCTGTTGATTTTACAAAGACCACTGAGACCACTAATCAGatcaacaaatatttaaatgaaaaaacacacgGCAAAATTAGCAATTTTATTGAAAATCTGGATTCAAGTACCATCATGAGTCTGCTCagctatatatattttaaaagtaagtTCATTCAGTTATGTTGGGTTCTCTCCATGGGAATTGATTATGTTTTCAATaactatacaacattttttcccATTAAGGTAAATGGTCCATCCCATTTAACCCTGAAAACACTAGAGAAGACCAGTTCCATGTGGATAAAGAAACAACCGTTCCTGTTCAAATGATGTCTATGTGGGGATATTTCAACAGCTACTATGATCAGGAACTGTCTGTCAGAGTCCTTCGTCTAGATTATAAAGATTCATTCTCCATGATACTGGCTCTGCCTGATACAAACATTACCCATTTGGAAGAGACTTTGCGTCCACAGCACCTAACCAAGTGGCAAAAATTGATGTCAGTAAGGTAATTCTTAAGGTTGTTCTTTCACCAAGTACATTATTCgttaaataaaacatctttgTTCATCTGGTAATCTGTAAACTGTTTAGTTTCAGAGTGATTCTCAGACCTGTTGGACAGCAGCTGAGCTTATTGAATCTTTTTTTGTCTAGAAGCAAACACTAAGGGGTTTTgattactcacttactcacttatcttttataccgctttatactgtatttagggtcgcgggggcctggagcctgtcccaggagacttagggcacaaggcgggatacatcctggaaagggtgccaatccatcgcagggggGTTTTGATTATGATATTTAATtagtttctaaatgttttaaaatgaatattgatTTAAGCCATTTATAATCAGATGCAGAGCTTTATTGCTCCTTTAGAAATGGAAATTAGTTTATTAGAAATTAGTAATATTCTTTGAGTTCCATAGCATATTTTATTGACCATACATCACCTTACATTTTGCTTCATcatttgtttatgtaatatctacagtatgcaCATCAATAATTCAGAAAAAGTACATAAAATAACTTATTTAcaatatgtattttaatttagaaatatACAAAATGTTATCAACTGACTATTAtccaatttaaaacaaatttctttacatttctctttctctagcGAGCACAGAATCTATCTCCCTAAACTGTCCCTTAAAACTTCATATTCTCTAATCAACATTCTGGCTGGAATGGGGTGTAAGGATATGTTCACAGCTAAAGCTAACTTCTCAGGGATTTCTGATAAAAATCTGTTAGTTTCTGAGGTAAGAACATTACTTATACTGAATGTAGCAGATGTGTCGTagtcagtgttgggtgtaacgtgaTACAAAGTGATATTAGAATActcggattacttttttgatgtaacgagtaatctaatgctttaagccctcagttatttagttactttttcaaaaatgtaatacattgttccgattcccaatccgttattgtgtgtgtgtgtgaaagttatcctacaagccccgccccctttgttATTCCTgatgttatacccctatctcatttATGTGGTTTGACTGTGCAAGGTCcaaaaagatggaaacctaatcacagcgccaaaactcgcgtaggtgagataggggtattagtagttaataGATTATGGGAcaaactttgctgagtgatgatggtagaataattataaaggtcttgactaaaacaacatgcatgaggaatcacaagagagttttaattttctgcaatggaaaagtactcaaactagttactttaatcagaaagtaacgctgtaatgtaactgattactttttaatgacagtaattttgtaatgtaattagttactttaaaaagtcacgtcccccaacactggtcatAATAAATGTTgctaatgctttaatttaatcaaaaggCATTGCATTAATGTAGTTATTCACTGTGTGTTTTAGCTAGATGTGGAAAAACAGCTAGGAAATGTAAAGATTAGACTCACTACCCTCTTTTTTTGTCCTCAGGTTGTACATAAAGCTACTTTAGATGTGGATGAGGCCGGAACCGAAGCAACAGCGGTGACTGAGATAGAAATAATCGTGGGTTCTTCTGGACGAACTGTAACACTGAAATTTGATCGCCCATTTATGAGCTTTATAGttgaccaaaaaacaaacaatgtcCTCTTCATGGGGAAAATTGTAAATCCAGCTAATTCCAGGGTCAAACAGCAATAAATGTTTCTCTCCATCTACAGTCCCTTGCAATAGTATTTATatcccttgaacttttccacattctgTCACGTTACACCCACCAAtgttcctgttttttgtttgtttgtttgttttttttaacaaatttgaaAAGTGCATTTTTATTCAGCACCCTTTATTctgatacccctaactaaaatccagtgaaaACAATTGCCTTCAGAAGTTACCTAAGtagtaaatagagtccacctgtatgtaatttaatctcagtacaAATGCAcatgttctgtgaagccctcagaagTTTGtaagagaacattagtgaacaaacagcatcacaAAGTTCATGGAAAACaccaggtcagggataaagttgtggagaagtttaaagcaaggttaggttataaaaaaatatccaatctttgtacatataaaaaatataatgaatatGGCAAAACAGCAAACCTATTAAGACATGGCcatccacctaaactgacacaCCGGgaggagagcattaatcagagaagcagccaagaggcccatggtcaTCCTGGAGAAGCTGCAGGTGGGAGAATCGGTtcacaggacaactattagtcatgCTCTCCACAAATCTGACCTTAAAGGAAGATTGGCAAGAAGAAAACCATAAGAATTCTTGTCTGCAGTTTCACATGGTTTGTCACAAAGTGCAAATGGGGCTTTACAATTATGTGCAACTCTGTGTTTGTCTATCACATACAATCCCAATAAAGTACATtaatgtttgtggttgtaatgtggaaaagtttaagggGTATGAATGCTTTTCCAAGGCATTGTCGTTTTCTAGTTTAGCATACAGGGTTGAAGTGATAAAAAAGGGgctattaaattcaattcagatttatttgcatagcacttttaacaatggattTTGTCACCAAACAGCTTtatagaaataaacattttgggtataaattaaaaaatgcatcatTCCTAAACTTTGTCAGTTTTGCCCTAATGGGCAAGCTCGAGGTGACAATGCAAAGGAACTCCCTGAGAGaccatgaggaagaaaccttgaaaggaaccagttTCAAAAGGAAACCCTTCCTCATTTAGAGGGCAGAAGGTGTCAGAGCCACTGGTATCTCAGGAGTGCCATgtgcagacagagagagagagagagactatgcATTAGGGGGCCTTActacaaaaatatgaaaaaccaGATATATAAATGCATATGTTATTTTGATTTCAATAGGGAAATAAAATCTATATTGCAAGCAAAGTTTCAAGTTTTgcagttgttcttttttaaataaataaataaatgacatattAGAAATGGCAGATAAGTGCTTATACACTACCAGTCCATTAGTTCTTTGGGTATTTGCTAAGGATTTAAAATAGCGGCATATGTAAAAATGCTTTGTACTGTGGGTAGTTGCACAGGTCACAAGAGCATCAGTGAAaacaatgtgtgtatataaactgaattttatttcatttctataattacttttcatttttaactcCTTTAGTTAAACCTTTAGAGTACTGGTTACATTCAGTTTATTCAATCGAGTCCATCAGTGTGGGGGAAAAATATAAGTAATCAATTAAACGTTTTAATAGGATGCCCTAATTAAAGACGAatattttttgggaaaaaaagaaaacttgttaagatatgtttatttttttaaactgctaaCATGAAATATCTTTCAAAATTAGTTAGTCTATTTTGTTTGTTAACGCCAGGTTGGCCCTGCGATGTattagcaccctgtcctgggtgtaccccaccttgtgccttaagtctttgagatagactccaggcccttCGTAACCCTGTATAAAGGATAAAGCAGAttgtgagtgagtaaataaataagtgaatgaGTGTCATATTagttgtgttgagctattaTTTTACTGATGTATTACAAAACAGTTGCAAAGTTAGtaattttggccaaaaaaaactatttgtgcAAAAAAGTATAACAGTATGTGGAAGAGCAAATACAGCAAAGTAAGTGATCATTGTTGTCTTATACCATAACATTTAGGTTGTTTTACTAAATGAATTCTTGAAACCTGGTAAATGTTAAGGAATTTATGCCTTACTTTACTCTATGTGTTTAAAACCACACATTATTTCAGAATGTGTTAATACAATGTACTAAAGCTGGGAAAGTAACCTGAGTTGTGTAACTTAGATTTACTCCAAGTTCAAAATCGGGTTTGAACTTAACCTTCAGGTAATCAATATGCACTCATGTCCACTGCCCAGAGTCTGTTTTGAAATCAGTTAATAATTTAGGATTGACAGTAAATGAACAGGGTGAAGGGTGGGGTCTATGCATATTTACTGTTGTACATTTTGCCCACATTTTGACAACACCACAAGACTTTGCAGAAGGTGAATACAATTGGGtgagcttttattattattattttttttccacataagGTTTTTGCAGTATGAAAATGAGAGTATAAGACTTCATTAaagtttaaatggaaaaaaatatatacagtggttagCAAAATACAAATGCTAATTCAAATATATCAGACATTTAATCATCAATGTCTAAACCAGTCATtctcaaccctggtcctggagaaTCCCTTGTCAGAAAAGGCATattgtatatttgcatatttgttaaATCAAATGTGCTAGAAGCTGGAAAAACACTAAAGGTTCAGGGCAGGGGGAACTCCAGTGTATGTGATTTT encodes:
- the LOC128509677 gene encoding alpha-1-antiproteinase-like, with the translated sequence MEWRVLCLWCCLYLALIYTGANGCLEQQSVFDGDKSKIQALSKVNSDFAFRLYKIVVSGGQSQNVFFSPLSVSTALAALSLGAGGETHQQLFSGLGFNGSVFTSQEMHLAFHDLMQNLNQRSGVDLDVGTAIYVNDTFKLYPEFLENLKRFYLSDGFSVDFTKTTETTNQINKYLNEKTHGKISNFIENLDSSTIMSLLSYIYFKSKWSIPFNPENTREDQFHVDKETTVPVQMMSMWGYFNSYYDQELSVRVLRLDYKDSFSMILALPDTNITHLEETLRPQHLTKWQKLMSVSEHRIYLPKLSLKTSYSLINILAGMGCKDMFTAKANFSGISDKNLLVSEVVHKATLDVDEAGTEATAVTEIEIIVGSSGRTVTLKFDRPFMSFIVDQKTNNVLFMGKIVNPANSRVKQQ